The DNA segment CGAACACTTATTTTTTATGAATCTACTCACCGTATTTTGGATACTCTCCAAGATATGCAAAATATATGGGGAGATGAACGTTATATTGTTATAGCAAGAGAACTCACAAAAACGTGGGAAACCATTTATGGCAACACGTTGTCACAACTCACAAACTGGTTAAAAGAAGAAAATAATCGTACAAGAGGAGAAATTGTACTCATCGTAGAAGGAAAACTAACTAAAGAAACCGAAGAGCTCTCTCCACAAGCCATTAAAGCATTGACATTATTAACTCAAGAATTACCATTAAAAAAAGCAGCGTCTCTTGTTGCTGATATTTTTGGTTATAAAAAGAATGCATTATACCAATATGGCTTAGCATTTCTTAAATAACGACATCATTTTTTCGTAAAACGTTTTCGTAGTCCAGCATTGTATAAGGCTGTATCTGCTTCTTCAAGCAGATACTCTTTTTGTTTGTTATTTAAAGTATATACAAGTTGATTATTCAATGCTCCGTGTAATTTGAACAATAGGGGTTCTGTAACATCAAACCCTTTTTCAATGAGTTTAACGAAAACATCAACTTCACCTAAATGATGTAATTCACCCACTGTTTTTATTCCATTTCGCTGCAATAATCGCTCTAAATTAATATTCATATTAGGTAGATGACGAATTAACCTCTTTGCAGTTACTTTTTCTCTCTCTGTTTTAAGTGATTGAATTAGAGAAAGCAACCAATCTGCATCTTTAAAAAATTTATCCCATTGATTTTCTGCAACAAAATAAAAATCACACATTAAAACAGAATTTTCATTAAAAAAAGTAGAATAATGTTCATCCCGAATAAATTCCTTAGATATCTTCAAATACAATTTATTGTCTTTATATAATCCAAACATTAAATTATCTTTGAATAAACCATAATAAGAAAAATAAGTTTTGATCACTAAACCTTCAACTATGGGTGCCAATAATTCTCTAATTTCTTTTGTCTTGTTATCTATTTTATTCATCATAAGCTCCTATAAATACATAAAGATGAATATTAAAATTAATTTTAATATCTACTATAAAATGAAATAAATAAGTAAGCTCGATTTTAAGAAATTTTTGCGATCTAGATCGCAAAATGATTATTAACCCATTGAAAAATTGAATTTAAATTCTTTCTTTAATTAATTCAGTAAGCAAATGGATATGTTCACTATTCGTGTTTAATGCTGGAATATAGCGGTAAGATTTTCCACCATTTTTACAAAAAACATCCTGATTTTCTACCGCTATTTCCTCCAAAGTTTCCAAACAATCTACTGAAAATCCTGCACAAATCACGGCTATTTCAGATATACCTTTTTTAGGATAATTTTCTAAAACTTTGTCAGTATAAGGCATCAACCATTCCTCTTTTCCAAAACGAGACTGAAAACTGAGTGACCACTTGCTTTCATCTAAATTTAATGATGAAGCAACCAGAGAAGCGGTTTCTCGACAATGATCCGAATAAAAATCTCCTTCATTTTCATAACGTTTTGGAATACCGTGAAAAGAAAAAAGTAAGTGTTCACTTTCTTTTAATTGAATTGATGTAGCAAGGGCTTTTATATAAAGAGGGTGATTATGATAACTATGAATAAAATCAAAAGGCACCATTTTTTTATGCTGTTTTAGTGCTTTAGCAAAAGCATCAAACACAGGTGCTGTGGTGGTACTACTATATTGTGGATAAAGAGGTAATACTATTATTTTATCAACATTTTGAGCCAATAGACTAGTGACGCCATCACTGATTGAAGGCTCGCCATAAGTCATTCCTAATTCAACAACCACATCTTGATTTTCTAAATTAAACGAATGTTGAATGGCTTGTTGTTGCTGACGAGAAATGGCTAAAAGAGGGGAACCTTGCTCTGACCATATTCTTTGGTACAGTTTTGCTATTTTAGGGGCTCGCTTTGGTAACACAATGCCATTTAAAATAGGTAACCATTTTAATCTAGGTAGATCAATCACTCTAGGATCACTTAAAAATTCTTTTAAATAACGCTTTATCGCAGGTACCGTTGGTGCATTTGGTGTCCCTAAATTTGCTAATAAAATTCCAACTTTCATTTATATCCTCAAAATTTACTCTTTTTGTCTTATTATGTATATAATTTACTGTATAATCCTAGAAATTATGGCATATCTTGGATAAAATTCCTCATTATTTTTTAAATTAAGGTAATTATGAAAAAGTGGATCATCATTTTAATGTTTGTAATGGGCTTAACAGCTTGTGGTGTAAAAGGCTCTCTGTATTTTCCAACTGAACCAACCCAACATCAAACAAAATAAAAAATAAGCGGTATCATTCTCTTTATTTTTTACAAAAATAACCCCTATCGTTTTGAATTAACTTTAATGAATATCACAAGAACTAAAGTTAATTCTAATGATGGTTGTTAATGAAAACTAATTTAAAACACACAATTTTAACAATGCATTAACATACAAAAGATTATTTAATTGATATAGCTCAACTTTACAAAATTCATTTTGAATCAGAGAGATGAAAGGATTATAATTCAACAAATTTTATAAACTTTCAAATTTTAGTTGAATTATGATGATGTATTCTCCTGTTGAAATGGCAAAAATTGCACAAGAAGGTGCAGTATATAAAGCATTAAAAAAACCATTATATGCGTTTATCTCTGCGATCCTTGCTGGTGCATTTATTGCCATTGCATTCGTTTTTTATACCACTGTTAAAACAGGGGCTGGTAGTATGCCTTGGGGCATTGCCAACCTTGTTGGTGGTATCGTCTTTTCACTTGGATTAATGTTATGTGTCGTATTTGGCACAGACCTCTTTACCTCTACAACACTTACCATTATCGCTAAAGCAAGTGGTCGAATTACTTTTTCTCAAATGTTTAAAAACTGGGGAATTGTGTATGTAGGGAATTTAGTTGGAGGCGTAATTATTGTGACATTGATGTGGTTTGCAGGACAATATATGGCAGATCACGGTCAATGGGGATTAACCATTTTAAAAGTCTCACAACATAAACTACATCATACTTGGGTAGAAGCGTTTAGTCTTGGCATTATGTGTAATGTAATGGTGTGTGCAGGTGTCTGGATGTCCTATGCAGGTAAAAGTTTAACCGATCGTACCCTCATCTTAATTTTACCTATCGCTATGTTTGTGGCATCTGGTTTTGAACACTGTGTGGCAAATATGTTTATGGTACCGATGGGAATTTTAATTCAACACTGTGCAAGTCCTGAATTTTGGAGTGCAATTAGTATTGATCCTGCACAGTTTGCAGATTTAACTATTGGACATTTTATTAGTAGCAATCTTATTCCAGTAACATTAGGAAATATTGTAGGCGGATCATTCTTTATCGGTTTGGTTCAATGGTTTTTACATATTAGAAAACATTAATTAGCACACTATTTGTTTGATAAATTTTGGAATTTCAAATTAACAAGCGGTTAGATTTAAAATAATTTTTGCAAATTTTTTATAATATGTAACCGCTTCAATTTTAACTTATCTTTAATTATAGAGGATTTAACGATGACTCAAATGACAGAAGTTCAGCAACAAGCGTGGCAAGGCTTTGCTCACGGTGATTGGCAAGAAAACGTAAATGTACGTGATTTTATTCAAAAAAACTATACGCCTTATGAAGGTGATGAATCTTTCTTAGCAGACGTAACAGAAGCAACAACAACGTTGTGGGCAAAAGTAATGGAAGGCATCAAAGAAGAGAACCGTACTCACGAACCTCTTGATTTTGATACCGATCTTCCTTCAACAATTACATCTCACCCAGCAGGTTATATTGATAAAGAGTTAGAAAAAATTGTTGGTTTACAAACAGATAAACCATTAAAACGTGCCATTATTCCATTTGGTGGAATTAAAATGGTAGAAGGTTCTTGTAAAGTTTATGGTCGTGAATTAGATCCACAAGTGAAAAAAATCTTTACTGAATACCGTAAAACACACAACCAAGGGGTATTTGACGTTTATACTCCAGATATTTTACGTTGTCGTAAATCAGGTATCATCACAGGTCTTCCAGATGCTTATGGTCGTGGTCGTATTATTGGTGACTACCGTCGTGTAGCATTATATGGTATTGACTTCTTAATGGCAGATAAATTAAATCAATTCCATTCATTACAAGAGCGTCTAGAAAATGGGGAAGATTTAGAAGGTACAATCCGTTTACGTGAAGAAATTGCAGAGCAATACAAAGCACTTTCTCAAATCAAACAAATGGCTGCCACTTATGGTTACGATATTTCAGGTCCTGCAAAAAATGCACAAGAAGCGGTTCAATGGTTATACTTTGCATATCTTGCTGCAGTAAAATCACAAAATGGTGCAGCGATGTCATTCGGTCGTACTTCAACATTCTTAGATATTTATATCGAACGTGATTTAAAAGCAGGTAAAATTACAGAACAAGACGCACAAGAGTTAATGGATCACTTAGTAATGAAATTACGTATGGTGCGTTTCTTACGTACACCAGAATATGATCAATTATTCTCTGGCGACCCAATGTGGGCAACAGAAACATTTGCGGGAATGGGCTTAGACGGTCGTACATTAGTAACTAAAAACAGCTTCCGTATGTTACACACATTATACACAATGGGACCTTCTCCAGAGCCAAACTTAACTATTCTTTGGTCTGAGCAGTTACCAAAAGCATTTAAAGAATACTGTGCAAAAGTATCAATTGATACTTCTTCTGTTCAATATGAAAATGATGATTTAATGCGTTCAGATTTCCAAAGTGATGATTATGCAATTGCGTGTTGTGTAAGCCCAATGATCGTAGGTAAACAAATGCAGTTCTTTGGTGCTCGTGCAAACTTAGCGAAAACAATGCTTTATGCCATCAATGGTGGTATTGACGAAAACAGTAAAATGCAGGTAGGTCCTAAATTTGATCGTATTACTTCTGAAGTATTAGACTTTGACGAAGTAATGGATCGTATGGATACCTTTATGGACTGGTTAGCTAAACAATATGTGACTGCGTTAAATATCATTCACTATATGCACGATAAATACAGCTATGAAGCATCACTAATGGCATTACACGATCGTGATGTATATCGTACAATGGCGTGTGGTATCGCAGGACTTTCAGTTGCCGCTGATTCACTTTCAGCAATCAAATATGCAAAAGTAAAACCAATTCGTGATGAAGACGGTATCGCCGTTGACTTTGAAATCGAAGGTGAATACCCACAATTTGGTAACAACGATTCTCGTGTAGATGATTTTGCGTGTGATTTAGTTGAACGTTTTATGAAGAAAATTCAAAAACTTAAAACTTATCGTAATGCTGTGCCAACTCAATCAGTATTAACTATCACCTCTAACGTGGTTTATGGTAAGAAAACAGGTAACACCCCAGACGGTCGTCGTTCAGGTGCACCATTCGGTCCAGGTGCAAACCCAATGCACGGACGTGATCAAAAAGGTGCGGTAGCGTCATTAACCTCTGTGGCTAAATTACCATTTGCGTATGCAAAAGATGGTATTTCATATACTTTCTCAATCGTACCAAATGCGTTAGGTAAAGATGATCTTGCTCAAAAACGTAATTTAGCAGGCTTAATGGACGGTTACTTCCACCACGAAACAGAAGTGGAAGGCGGTCAGCACTTAAACGTAAACGTAATGAACCGTGAAATGTTATTAGACGCAATGGAAAATCCTGAAAAATACCCACAATTAACTATTCGTGTTTCAGGTTATGCAGTACGTTTTAACTCTTTAACTAAAGAGCAACAACAAGACGTCATTACTCGTACATTTACACAATCTATGTAATAAAAATCTTACCTAATATTTTTTAGGTAAGATTGTCAAAATAAGGGATTAAGTTTAATATAATTAGACTTAGTCCTTTTTGTTTTTATTGCTATGAATAAAATTAAAATAATGTTGTGTGTTTATCTACATGAATTTAGGTACTATGCTAATTTTAAAGGCAGAGCAAGTATTGAATATTATCGTTCATTTATAAGAATTTACGCTATTATTTTTTTCTGCTTAATGGGATTAGCCGAGTATTCTGATGAAAAAGTTTTTGTGGAAATTCTTGTTATTTATTTTTTTATCAGTTTATTTCCAATGCTTGCAGTGATGACTAGACGTTTACACGATTTAGGCAAAAGCGGATGGAATATTATAGATATAACAACATTAGATTTAATAAGATTGAGCGATAAAGAAGGCTCACCAGAACCAAATAAATATGGTGAAAAGCCAAATGATATGGAGTTTATAAAAATTAAAAAATTACAATGAGATTTACAATGGTGGAGCTTTTAGAAGCCAAAATAAATGAAATATAAAAAATGGTCAAAGCAAAGAGTCTTTTGACCATTTTTATTATTTTAACTTATTGAATAATAGGCATAAAGGATTAAAAGTCTAACCCTATTTATTAATGTTATTGATCATTAAAATATATCAAAGATCAAATTAAAATAGACCTATACCAATTTAGTAAAAACTACATTTTTTCAACGGTTTTAATACCCAATAAATCTAATCCTTGTTTTAAGGTTTGAGCAGTTAAATAAGCTAATTTTAAACGACTTTGTTTTACATCTTCTTCCGCATTTAGGATCGGACAAGCCTCATAAAATGTTGAAAAGGTACCTGCCAATTCATAAAGATACTGACACAACACGTGTGGCGTCCCTTCTTTTGCAACCATAATCACGGCTTCTTCAAATTGTAATAATTTTAAGGCTAAAGCACGTTCTTTGTCCTCTGTTAGCAGCAGTTTACCCGCCAATGTTTTTGGATCAATATTAGCACGATTGAAAATAGAGCTTACTCGAGTATAAGCATATTGCATATAAGGTGCCGTATTGCCCTCAAAACTTAACATATTATTCCAATCAAAAATATAATCTGTAGTACGGTTTTTTGATAAATCGGCATATTTAACAGAACCAATACTCACAGCTTCAATTACAGCCTGTTTCTCTTCTGGTGTTAAATCAGGATTTTTTTCTGAAATTAATTTATCTGCTCGAATTTTTGCTTCATCAAGCAAATCAACTAACTTAACCGTACCACCTGTACGTGTTTTAAATGGTTTACCATCTTTACCTAACATCATTCCAAAATAATGATGTTCAAGACTAAAACTATCTGGTACATATCCAGCTTTACGAGTAATTAACCATGCTTGTTGCATATGCTGAGCTTGACGAGAGTCTGAAAAAACTAATGCACGATCTGCTTTTAAAGTATGGTAACGGTATTTTGCAGCGGCAATATCTGTAGTAGTATAAAGAAAGCCTCCATCACGCTTTTGAACTATTACACCTAAAGGCTCCCCTTCTTTATTTTTAAATTCATCAAGATAAACGACATAAGCACCATCATCTTCAACCGCTAAGCCTTGCGCTTTTAAATCCTCCATAATTTCAGGTAACATCGGGTTATATAAACTCTCTCCCATCACGTCTTTTTCCGTTAAAGTAACGTTCAAACGATTATAGTTTTGTTGGTTATGGAGCATTGTGATATCAACTAATTTACGCCACATTCTATGGCAATATTCATCTCCACTTTGTAATTTAACCACATAATTACGTGCTTTGATTGCAAACTCTTCATCCTCATCATAATGTTTTTTTGCATCACGATAAAAAGCCTCAAGATCACTTAATTCCATTGCCGTTGCATTCTCATTTTCTATTTTTTCAAGATAAGCAATCAACATTCCAAATTGTGTTCCCCAATCTCCCACGTGATTAGCTCGAATAACCTTGTTACCCAAAAACTCTAATGAGCGAACCACTGCATCGCCGATAATAGTTGAACGCAAATGTCCGACGTGCATCTCTTTCGCAACATTTGGTGAAGAGTAATCTACTACCACTCTTTGATTTTGGTTGAGTTCAATGCCTAATTTTTCACTTTTTAATGCTAATTCTGCATTCTTTTCTAACCACTTAGGATCTAAAAAAATGTTAATAAAGCCCGGTCCTGCAATTTCTAATTTTTCTGCAATACCCACTAAATTAATTTGATCCAGTACTTTTTGAGCAAATTCACGAGGATTGACCCCTAATTTCTTCGCTGCTCCCATAATACCATTGGCTTGATAATCCCCAAATTGAGGTTTTCCCGATTGACGCACCAATGCTTCACAATTTGCTTCAGCACCAGCTAAAACCATTGCTTGCTGAATTTGTTTAGATAAAATTTGTTGAATATTCATTTTTATAACCTGTTAATAATGTAATCGTATTAAATATGGATAAGATGATACTAAATTTTGCAAAAACTTTCGACAATCTTACCGCTTGTTTTTTGATAAAAGAACTCTTTTGAGTGATTATTGTCTTAAATAGTGCAATAATGGAAGAAATTCAATTTTTAGGAGAATATAAAATGAAGAAATTAGGTTTAACATTTGCCTTAGCCATCAGTTTAGGTTTGGTGGGTTGTGCTAATCAAGATGTATATGGCGGAAATGTATATACTGGATCTCAAGCAAAAGAAGCTCGTTCAATTAGCTATGGAAAAATTGTTTCTGTACGTGACGTTCTTATTCAAGCAAAAAGTGATGGTGTTATCGGCGGAATTGGTGGTGGTGCACTTGGTGGTGTACTTGGCTCTACTATCGGTGGTGGAAAAGGTCAAGAAATTGCCACCGCAGTTGGGGCAATTGCAGGTGCTGTGCTTGGTAATAAAACAGAGCAAAAAATGAATCAAGTTGTTTCTATGGAAATGGTGATTCGCAAAGATAATGGTAAAGAAATTGTCGTGGTTCAGAAAAAAGAAGCTGGTTTTGTACCAGGTAAACGAGTAAGAATAGTTGGCTCATCTTCTGATCTTAATGTTTCATTACTTTAAATATTATTAAAATATGTAGGGTTAGCGATACTCGTTAATTCTACTAACACTAAGAGATAGAGAAATACAAGTTATGAACACTCTTGTGGTGTTCTAATTTTTTGCCCTAATATCAGGGCGAGCTCATAAATTCCCCTATGCAATTCACGGACAAACCGTCGCTGACTTAATTTATAAGAAAGCAGATACCAACAAAGAATTTATGGGTTTACAAACGTGGAAAAATGCTGATTTGCAAATTTTTGATTGAATGTGACCGCTTGTTTTTTCTTATTAGTAATTTCCCCTTTAGCTTACAAATTAGAAAGACGATTTTTTATTTAGCCAACCATAAATAGTGTGTTTTTTATTCTTTAATAGAGCAAATAATCTATATTCATCACAAAAAAATCCCTTTTTAACCAAATTAACCTTATCAATCATTAGTATTTTTTATTGTTATCATTTATAATTCTAATCTAAAATAATAAAGTTAATTCTATATTTCATATAAATTGAGATAAAAATCAAAATAAATTGGCTTTTTTGAAATATAAAAGTGGGAAGGGGTGTTATGTTATATGATAAAAATGAAGTGCGAGAAAACTGTGGGTTTGGGTTAATCGCAAATATTGAGGGTGAACAAAGCCATAAAGTGGTGCGTAATGCCATTTTAGGTCTCTCTCGTATGCAACATCGTGGAGCGGTGTTATCAGATGGAAAAACAGGGGATGGCTGTGGGTTACACTTGCAAATGCCAAAACGCTTTTTTCGTTTTATTGCTGAAGAGCAAGGGTTTAAATTGGCAAAAGAGTTTGCGGTGGGGCAGATTTTTTTTCCTGCAGAGCCTGAATTAATCGAGCAATATACACAGATTATTAAACAAGAATTAACCAAAGAAACCTTAACCATCAGTGCGTGGCGTGATGTAGCGATCAATAGGTCTATTTTAGGATCTATTGCCTTAGCCAGTTTACCTGCGATTAAACAGGTATTTATTAATGTACCACCGGGTTGGGGCATTAAGGATATGGAACGCCGTTTATATATGGCACGTCGTCGTATTGAAAAACGCATTGAACATAATGATTTTTATATTTGTAGCCTCTCTTCGCAAATTATTATCTACAAAGGGCTATGTATTCCTAAAGATTTGCCTAAATTTTATTTAGATTTGGCGGATTTACGTATGGAAAGTGCGATTTGTCTCTTTCATCAACGTTTTTCTACCAATACGCTACCTCAATGGAAATTGGCACAACCTTTTCGTTATCTAGCCCATAATGGTGAAATCAATACCATTTCAGGAAACCGTGCGTGGGCAAGAGCAAGGGCATATAAATATAGCACGCCGTTGATCCCTGATTTGCAAACTATTGCACCTTTTATCAATGAAACAGGCTCGGATTCTAGTTCGTTAGACAATATGTTAGAACTCTTTGTGAATGGGGGAATGGATTTATTTCGAGCAATGCGTTTATTGATTCCACCTGCGTGGCAACATAATCCTGATATGGATGAGGACTTGAAAGCTTTCTATGATTTTAATGCAATGCATATGGAACCTTGGGATGGACCAGCTGGGATTGTGTTAAGTGATGGTCGTCACGTTGCTTGTAATTTGGATCGTAATGGTTTACGCCCTGCTCGTTATGTGATTACGCAAGATAAGTTAATTACCATTGCCAGTGAAGTAGGGATTTGGGATTATGCCCCTGATGAAGTGATTGAAAAAGGGCGTGTTGGACCAGGGGAATTGTTAGTGATAGATACTGATAATGGTCGCTTAATTCATTCCGCAGAAATTGATGCTGAAATTAAAGATCGCCACCCATATCGAGAGTGGTTAGAGAAAAATGTATTACGTTTAACCCCTTTTGAAAAGGTGTCTGATACTGAAGTTGGTGATATTGAGGTTACGCCTGAGCAACTACTCACTTATCAAAAGCAGTTTGGTTATACAAAAGAAGAGCTTGAAAATATCATTCAAGTATTGGGTGAGAACGGACAAGAGCCAGTAGGGTCGATGGGTGATGATACCCCATTTGCGGTATTGTCTGAAAAGCCTCGTGTTATTTATGATTATTTTCGTCAATATTTTGCACAGGTTACCAATCCGCCGATCGATCCTTTGCGAGAAGCCCACGTGATGAGCC comes from the Pasteurella atlantica genome and includes:
- a CDS encoding TfoX/Sxy family DNA transformation protein; this encodes MNKIDNKTKEIRELLAPIVEGLVIKTYFSYYGLFKDNLMFGLYKDNKLYLKISKEFIRDEHYSTFFNENSVLMCDFYFVAENQWDKFFKDADWLLSLIQSLKTEREKVTAKRLIRHLPNMNINLERLLQRNGIKTVGELHHLGEVDVFVKLIEKGFDVTEPLLFKLHGALNNQLVYTLNNKQKEYLLEEADTALYNAGLRKRFTKK
- the hemH gene encoding ferrochelatase, coding for MKVGILLANLGTPNAPTVPAIKRYLKEFLSDPRVIDLPRLKWLPILNGIVLPKRAPKIAKLYQRIWSEQGSPLLAISRQQQQAIQHSFNLENQDVVVELGMTYGEPSISDGVTSLLAQNVDKIIVLPLYPQYSSTTTAPVFDAFAKALKQHKKMVPFDFIHSYHNHPLYIKALATSIQLKESEHLLFSFHGIPKRYENEGDFYSDHCRETASLVASSLNLDESKWSLSFQSRFGKEEWLMPYTDKVLENYPKKGISEIAVICAGFSVDCLETLEEIAVENQDVFCKNGGKSYRYIPALNTNSEHIHLLTELIKERI
- the lptM gene encoding LPS translocon maturation chaperone LptM, which produces MKKWIIILMFVMGLTACGVKGSLYFPTEPTQHQTK
- the focA gene encoding formate transporter FocA, translated to MYSPVEMAKIAQEGAVYKALKKPLYAFISAILAGAFIAIAFVFYTTVKTGAGSMPWGIANLVGGIVFSLGLMLCVVFGTDLFTSTTLTIIAKASGRITFSQMFKNWGIVYVGNLVGGVIIVTLMWFAGQYMADHGQWGLTILKVSQHKLHHTWVEAFSLGIMCNVMVCAGVWMSYAGKSLTDRTLILILPIAMFVASGFEHCVANMFMVPMGILIQHCASPEFWSAISIDPAQFADLTIGHFISSNLIPVTLGNIVGGSFFIGLVQWFLHIRKH
- the pflB gene encoding formate C-acetyltransferase, which codes for MTQMTEVQQQAWQGFAHGDWQENVNVRDFIQKNYTPYEGDESFLADVTEATTTLWAKVMEGIKEENRTHEPLDFDTDLPSTITSHPAGYIDKELEKIVGLQTDKPLKRAIIPFGGIKMVEGSCKVYGRELDPQVKKIFTEYRKTHNQGVFDVYTPDILRCRKSGIITGLPDAYGRGRIIGDYRRVALYGIDFLMADKLNQFHSLQERLENGEDLEGTIRLREEIAEQYKALSQIKQMAATYGYDISGPAKNAQEAVQWLYFAYLAAVKSQNGAAMSFGRTSTFLDIYIERDLKAGKITEQDAQELMDHLVMKLRMVRFLRTPEYDQLFSGDPMWATETFAGMGLDGRTLVTKNSFRMLHTLYTMGPSPEPNLTILWSEQLPKAFKEYCAKVSIDTSSVQYENDDLMRSDFQSDDYAIACCVSPMIVGKQMQFFGARANLAKTMLYAINGGIDENSKMQVGPKFDRITSEVLDFDEVMDRMDTFMDWLAKQYVTALNIIHYMHDKYSYEASLMALHDRDVYRTMACGIAGLSVAADSLSAIKYAKVKPIRDEDGIAVDFEIEGEYPQFGNNDSRVDDFACDLVERFMKKIQKLKTYRNAVPTQSVLTITSNVVYGKKTGNTPDGRRSGAPFGPGANPMHGRDQKGAVASLTSVAKLPFAYAKDGISYTFSIVPNALGKDDLAQKRNLAGLMDGYFHHETEVEGGQHLNVNVMNREMLLDAMENPEKYPQLTIRVSGYAVRFNSLTKEQQQDVITRTFTQSM
- a CDS encoding DUF805 domain-containing protein codes for the protein MNKIKIMLCVYLHEFRYYANFKGRASIEYYRSFIRIYAIIFFCLMGLAEYSDEKVFVEILVIYFFISLFPMLAVMTRRLHDLGKSGWNIIDITTLDLIRLSDKEGSPEPNKYGEKPNDMEFIKIKKLQ
- the argS gene encoding arginine--tRNA ligase, coding for MNIQQILSKQIQQAMVLAGAEANCEALVRQSGKPQFGDYQANGIMGAAKKLGVNPREFAQKVLDQINLVGIAEKLEIAGPGFINIFLDPKWLEKNAELALKSEKLGIELNQNQRVVVDYSSPNVAKEMHVGHLRSTIIGDAVVRSLEFLGNKVIRANHVGDWGTQFGMLIAYLEKIENENATAMELSDLEAFYRDAKKHYDEDEEFAIKARNYVVKLQSGDEYCHRMWRKLVDITMLHNQQNYNRLNVTLTEKDVMGESLYNPMLPEIMEDLKAQGLAVEDDGAYVVYLDEFKNKEGEPLGVIVQKRDGGFLYTTTDIAAAKYRYHTLKADRALVFSDSRQAQHMQQAWLITRKAGYVPDSFSLEHHYFGMMLGKDGKPFKTRTGGTVKLVDLLDEAKIRADKLISEKNPDLTPEEKQAVIEAVSIGSVKYADLSKNRTTDYIFDWNNMLSFEGNTAPYMQYAYTRVSSIFNRANIDPKTLAGKLLLTEDKERALALKLLQFEEAVIMVAKEGTPHVLCQYLYELAGTFSTFYEACPILNAEEDVKQSRLKLAYLTAQTLKQGLDLLGIKTVEKM
- a CDS encoding outer membrane lipoprotein; translated protein: MKKLGLTFALAISLGLVGCANQDVYGGNVYTGSQAKEARSISYGKIVSVRDVLIQAKSDGVIGGIGGGALGGVLGSTIGGGKGQEIATAVGAIAGAVLGNKTEQKMNQVVSMEMVIRKDNGKEIVVVQKKEAGFVPGKRVRIVGSSSDLNVSLL